The following proteins come from a genomic window of Nitrospira sp.:
- a CDS encoding Transcription-repair coupling factor produces MPETSLQPPTWLAPLRSALGQEQARICLLGAHGSTAACALTLLNDNRRVIPNRVRPWVVVTSNDDSAERLFNDLSFFHELMGLPVEDLAWFPEWETLPYEATAPHVGLIAHRMTTLHRLLIAPPAILVTSVAAAMHRVIPRATFEQAAFRFGTAEAFERDSLITNLLRLGYRRVSVVEIPGEFSIHGGIVDIFSTAYADPVRVEFLGDQVESIRLFDSSTQTSIEKLHDSWVLPAREFVRSPDDPDAITPIQADAEWRSPDLYDSMDTLFDYLTAVPFLALDQPDALKKSCEAAWEKIDDGYLRHVDRDTAHPYPSPERLFLTWPDIHQRIATWPMLALEPLAAPDSTWTQTFSFSAQTPGSIGLGIRGTAFSQTLSLLEGLRNEHRVVLVARSRGQVDRLLALLREHDLPADPWKPTVWSGQRTGKLPFYVLHGDLSSGFLSGDLRLALLTEEELFAKGARHKPQPKSRTATFLSSLEDLNVGDYVVHVQHGIAKYRGLKRLSVQDFESDFLILEFSGGDTLYVPLDRLNQVQRYSGAENHVPRLDRLGGTSWAKTTARVKKDIEEMAQELIDLYANRELVKRNAYGTTTTLYHEFEAAFEYEETADQLRAIEDIGRDMESTKPMDRLICGDVGYGKTEVAMRAAFKAVEHDRQVAVLVPTTLLAHQHYENFAERFAPFPMRVALLSRFQSPKESKTILKDVAAGTVDVVIGTHRLLQKDVAFRQLGLVIIDEEQWFGVKHKERLKQLRTQVDVLTLTATPIPRTLQMAMSSVRDLSIIDTPPAGRLAIKTEVIRFSEKAVRDAILRELGRGGQVYFVHNRVETMERIGAWLHQLVPEARMVMAHGQMDARPLEAVMLKFVKREADVLIASAIIQSGLDVPNANTIIVNRADLFGLAQLYQLRGRVGRGGEQAYAYFLIPDEGTLTGDAQKRLIAIQQFTELGSGFRIAAADLEIRGAGNLLGKQQSGHIAAIGLDLYMQMVEQAVQRLKGHVMEEEPDPTLQLPVSAFIPEQYVADPHQRLSLYKRLTACSQVGELALLHGEIQDRYGPPPEPVERLLEVMQLRTHAKRLHLASIEVHGQSVTIVFHPKAVIPETSVHRLMDQLKKRLRFLSPASFEIQMRQDDWPSLFSELNAILQSLDLCDTKTIQKAPTAS; encoded by the coding sequence GTGCCTGAGACAAGCCTCCAACCCCCAACCTGGCTCGCTCCACTTCGTTCGGCTCTTGGCCAAGAACAAGCGCGAATCTGCCTGCTTGGAGCCCATGGCTCGACTGCAGCCTGCGCCCTGACCCTGCTGAATGATAACCGCCGAGTTATTCCAAACCGCGTCCGTCCATGGGTTGTGGTGACTTCGAACGACGACTCCGCTGAACGGCTGTTCAATGACTTGTCCTTCTTCCATGAGCTCATGGGCCTTCCGGTCGAAGATCTCGCCTGGTTCCCCGAATGGGAAACGCTCCCCTATGAGGCGACGGCGCCGCATGTCGGATTGATTGCGCACCGGATGACGACGCTCCATCGTCTATTGATCGCCCCTCCCGCCATCCTCGTCACCTCCGTCGCCGCTGCGATGCACCGTGTCATACCGCGCGCGACATTTGAGCAGGCGGCCTTTCGCTTTGGAACAGCGGAAGCCTTCGAACGGGACTCGCTCATCACCAACCTGCTTCGCCTGGGATACCGACGAGTGTCCGTCGTGGAAATCCCAGGGGAATTCAGTATCCATGGCGGCATCGTGGATATCTTCTCGACCGCCTATGCCGATCCGGTCCGTGTGGAATTTCTCGGGGACCAAGTGGAATCGATTCGCCTGTTCGATTCCTCGACCCAGACCTCCATCGAAAAATTACACGATAGCTGGGTATTGCCGGCGCGGGAGTTCGTTCGGTCTCCGGACGACCCGGATGCGATCACGCCGATCCAAGCGGATGCGGAGTGGCGAAGCCCGGATCTGTACGATTCCATGGACACGCTGTTCGACTATCTCACCGCCGTTCCGTTCCTCGCCCTCGATCAACCGGATGCACTGAAAAAATCCTGCGAGGCGGCCTGGGAAAAAATCGACGACGGATATCTCCGTCATGTGGACCGTGATACCGCGCATCCCTATCCCTCGCCCGAACGTCTCTTCTTGACCTGGCCAGACATCCACCAGCGGATCGCGACGTGGCCCATGTTGGCTCTTGAGCCGCTGGCGGCACCGGACTCAACCTGGACGCAGACTTTTTCGTTTTCCGCTCAAACGCCGGGGAGTATCGGACTCGGTATCAGGGGCACCGCCTTCAGCCAAACACTGAGTCTGTTAGAAGGTCTTCGAAACGAACATCGGGTCGTCTTGGTGGCGCGAAGCCGAGGACAAGTCGACCGCTTGCTCGCCTTACTTCGAGAGCACGATTTGCCTGCCGACCCATGGAAACCGACGGTCTGGTCCGGCCAGAGGACCGGTAAGCTGCCGTTTTATGTTTTGCACGGCGATCTCTCCTCAGGGTTTCTCTCGGGAGACCTTCGTCTCGCGCTCTTGACGGAAGAGGAGCTCTTCGCGAAGGGCGCTCGCCACAAACCGCAGCCGAAAAGCAGAACGGCGACCTTTCTCTCCTCCCTGGAAGATCTGAACGTGGGCGACTACGTCGTGCATGTGCAGCACGGCATCGCCAAATATCGGGGGCTCAAGCGCCTCTCGGTCCAAGATTTCGAGAGCGATTTCCTGATTCTCGAGTTCTCCGGCGGAGATACGCTCTACGTCCCTCTCGATCGGTTGAACCAAGTCCAACGGTACAGCGGAGCCGAAAACCATGTTCCGCGGCTCGATCGTCTGGGCGGCACCAGTTGGGCCAAGACCACCGCGCGGGTGAAAAAGGATATCGAGGAGATGGCCCAAGAATTGATCGACCTCTATGCAAACCGCGAGCTGGTGAAGCGGAATGCGTATGGCACGACCACGACCCTGTACCACGAATTCGAAGCGGCCTTCGAGTACGAAGAAACAGCGGATCAGCTCAGGGCCATCGAGGACATCGGTCGCGACATGGAATCCACCAAACCCATGGACCGGCTGATCTGCGGAGACGTCGGATACGGAAAGACGGAAGTGGCCATGCGCGCAGCCTTCAAAGCCGTGGAACATGACCGTCAAGTGGCGGTGCTGGTCCCGACCACACTCCTGGCCCATCAACACTATGAAAACTTTGCCGAGCGATTCGCGCCCTTTCCGATGCGCGTCGCGTTGCTCTCACGATTTCAATCTCCCAAGGAAAGCAAAACCATTCTCAAGGATGTCGCGGCTGGAACGGTGGATGTCGTGATCGGCACTCACCGGTTGCTGCAGAAAGACGTGGCATTCCGGCAGCTCGGCCTCGTCATCATCGACGAAGAGCAATGGTTCGGCGTCAAGCATAAAGAAAGACTGAAGCAACTTCGCACCCAGGTCGATGTCCTGACCTTGACCGCCACGCCTATCCCGCGCACCCTCCAAATGGCGATGTCGAGCGTCCGGGATCTCTCGATCATCGATACGCCCCCCGCCGGACGATTGGCGATCAAAACCGAGGTCATCCGATTCAGCGAGAAGGCGGTGCGGGACGCCATCCTGCGCGAACTCGGGCGCGGAGGACAAGTCTATTTTGTCCACAATCGTGTCGAAACTATGGAGCGGATCGGGGCATGGCTGCACCAGTTGGTCCCCGAAGCGCGTATGGTCATGGCGCACGGGCAGATGGATGCCAGACCGTTGGAAGCCGTGATGCTGAAATTCGTGAAGCGCGAGGCGGACGTCTTGATCGCCTCGGCCATCATCCAGTCCGGACTCGACGTTCCCAACGCCAACACCATCATCGTCAATCGGGCTGATCTGTTCGGCTTAGCGCAGCTGTATCAGTTGCGCGGACGGGTCGGACGCGGCGGAGAGCAGGCCTACGCCTATTTCCTTATCCCAGATGAAGGTACGCTCACCGGCGATGCGCAGAAGCGATTGATCGCGATTCAGCAATTCACCGAACTCGGATCGGGATTCCGTATCGCCGCGGCAGATCTTGAGATTCGAGGGGCAGGCAATCTTCTGGGCAAACAACAGTCCGGCCACATCGCCGCGATCGGCCTGGATCTTTACATGCAAATGGTGGAACAGGCTGTCCAGCGGTTGAAGGGTCATGTGATGGAGGAAGAGCCGGACCCGACTCTGCAATTGCCGGTTTCGGCGTTTATTCCGGAACAGTATGTGGCCGATCCGCACCAGCGTCTGTCCCTCTATAAACGGCTGACGGCTTGTAGCCAAGTCGGCGAGCTGGCCCTGTTGCATGGGGAGATTCAAGATCGTTACGGCCCCCCTCCGGAACCGGTCGAACGACTGCTTGAAGTGATGCAACTCCGGACTCACGCCAAACGACTGCACCTGGCCTCGATCGAGGTGCACGGCCAATCGGTTACGATTGTGTTCCACCCGAAGGCGGTCATCCCCGAGACTTCCGTCCACCGATTGATGGACCAGCTCAAGAAGCGGCTACGGTTTCTGAGCCCGGCCTCCTTCGAGATCCAGATGCGTCAGGACGACTGGCCGTCGCTTTTTTCGGAACTCAACGCAATCTTGCAAAGCCTCGATCTCTGTGATACCAAGACCATCCAGAAGGCACCGACTGCCTCTTAA
- a CDS encoding nucleotidyl transferase family protein has product MTKLLSREDLLSKLSIERAEGKRIVFTNGCFDLMHIGHTRYLQAAKALGDVLVVGVNSDASVRTLDKAPDRPIVPGTQRAEVLAALGCVDFVVMFDESDPLQLITAVQPDVLVKGGDWAIDRIVGRDFVEARGGVVKTIPLVPGLSTTSLLQRIRSTAK; this is encoded by the coding sequence ATGACGAAGCTTCTGTCGCGAGAGGATCTTCTTTCAAAACTCTCAATTGAACGTGCCGAGGGCAAGCGTATCGTCTTTACAAACGGCTGTTTCGACCTCATGCATATCGGACACACGCGTTATCTGCAGGCGGCCAAAGCGCTCGGCGACGTCCTGGTCGTCGGTGTCAACAGTGACGCCTCGGTCCGTACGCTGGACAAGGCACCCGACCGACCCATCGTCCCTGGAACCCAACGGGCCGAGGTGCTGGCCGCCTTAGGCTGTGTGGATTTTGTCGTCATGTTCGACGAATCGGACCCTCTCCAACTCATCACGGCCGTCCAACCGGACGTCCTGGTCAAGGGCGGGGATTGGGCGATCGACCGAATCGTCGGGAGGGACTTTGTCGAAGCGCGTGGAGGTGTGGTCAAAACGATCCCGCTGGTTCCCGGTCTCTCCACAACCAGCCTTCTTCAACGCATCCGATCAACCGCGAAGTGA
- a CDS encoding D-sedoheptulose 7-phosphate isomerase, which yields MQTIVLTAFADSARVKQQFAQDHADRIVQVATLIANAFRNGNKVLLFGNGGSSTDAAHIAAEFVGRYHRERIPLPAIALATDIAAITCIANDYGYEELFARQVRAHGRKGDIAVGISTSGNSPNVLKGVEAARDCGLTTIAWTGANGGKLAGSVDYPFIVPSTVTSRIQESHITLGHVLCELVEDHLLGKAS from the coding sequence ATGCAAACAATTGTTTTAACGGCTTTTGCGGACAGTGCCCGAGTCAAACAGCAGTTCGCACAGGATCACGCCGATCGGATCGTACAGGTCGCGACGCTCATCGCCAATGCGTTCCGCAACGGCAATAAAGTTCTCCTATTCGGTAACGGGGGAAGCTCGACCGACGCGGCGCATATCGCCGCGGAGTTCGTGGGACGGTACCACCGCGAACGAATACCTTTGCCTGCGATCGCCTTGGCGACGGACATTGCCGCCATCACTTGCATCGCGAACGACTATGGGTATGAGGAATTGTTTGCCCGCCAGGTGCGGGCGCATGGTCGGAAAGGCGATATCGCCGTCGGTATCAGCACGAGTGGAAATTCTCCAAACGTGCTGAAAGGTGTCGAGGCAGCCCGCGACTGTGGCTTGACCACGATTGCTTGGACCGGCGCCAACGGCGGAAAGCTGGCCGGGTCGGTCGATTATCCCTTCATCGTCCCCTCGACGGTCACCTCTCGGATTCAAGAGAGTCACATCACGCTCGGCCACGTCCTGTGCGAACTGGTAGAGGATCATCTCCTTGGGAAAGCGTCCTGA
- a CDS encoding SPFH/Band 7/PHB domain protein: MEGGVFVVVVLALIVLIVIAKTAVVVPQQSAYVVERLGKYSSTLDAGFHILVPFVDAIRYKHVLKESAVDIPEQVCITRDNVQVHVDGILYMRVLNPERASYGISDYQFALTQLAQTALRSEIGKIELDKTFEARTTINAQVVNELDKASEPWGVKVLRYEIKNITPPKDVLNAMEKQMRAEREKRALILSSEGERDAAINQAEGEKQQVIKASEAKKQQQINEAEGAAAAILAIAQATADGLRKVAESIKVPGGQEAVQLRVAEQYIAKFGELAKSSNTLVLPASVSDVGSMIALAMNAMKQTGTSVAAKS, encoded by the coding sequence ATGGAAGGCGGAGTCTTCGTTGTCGTCGTGCTGGCGCTGATCGTTCTCATTGTGATCGCGAAAACTGCTGTGGTCGTCCCTCAACAGAGCGCCTACGTCGTGGAGCGTTTGGGGAAATACAGTTCCACGCTCGATGCGGGATTCCATATTCTGGTGCCCTTCGTCGACGCAATCCGATACAAGCACGTGCTGAAGGAAAGTGCCGTCGATATTCCCGAACAGGTGTGCATTACGCGCGACAATGTCCAGGTCCATGTCGACGGAATTCTGTACATGCGGGTTCTTAATCCGGAGCGCGCGTCTTACGGGATCAGCGATTACCAGTTTGCGCTGACACAATTGGCCCAGACGGCGCTGCGAAGCGAGATCGGCAAGATCGAGCTGGACAAGACATTTGAGGCCAGGACCACCATTAACGCGCAGGTCGTCAATGAATTGGACAAGGCGTCGGAACCCTGGGGCGTGAAAGTCCTTCGATACGAGATCAAGAACATCACGCCGCCGAAAGATGTGCTCAACGCAATGGAAAAGCAGATGCGCGCGGAACGAGAGAAACGCGCACTGATTTTGTCGTCGGAGGGAGAGCGCGACGCCGCGATCAATCAGGCCGAAGGTGAAAAGCAACAAGTGATTAAGGCGTCTGAAGCCAAGAAGCAGCAACAGATCAACGAAGCGGAAGGGGCGGCGGCCGCCATACTCGCCATTGCGCAGGCCACCGCTGACGGCCTCCGGAAGGTCGCAGAATCCATCAAAGTCCCCGGAGGCCAAGAGGCCGTGCAACTTCGGGTTGCAGAGCAATACATTGCCAAGTTCGGCGAACTTGCAAAGTCGAGCAACACACTGGTGCTTCCTGCCAGTGTTTCTGATGTCGGTTCGATGATCGCGCTGGCGATGAACGCCATGAAGCAGACCGGAACTTCAGTTGCAGCCAAGTCATGA
- a CDS encoding CRISPR-associated protein, whose product MAQDQPIKALVIALIDDAASAVYSINRLNPDTLCFVLPEKSKVLVESDVQPKIQQMPRRWDWIVVADATEFPSTYRAVARSLPDLLRTWEIQPGELVLDLSETTSAMAGALTLVALPWTSRVVELVPAHEGLDGDRIELGSKTLVWSQINPWDEQGTVSRREGCELFNRGLFHAAAKMFHDIELRVSGGQKPLYRALKDLAEGYELWERFHYRQAWDKLKTATKALEMASLWGGPSGLKAVLPPIKANAGFLEKLVLDPAEVKEFVSLDLLAHAERRLLARHDPEAAMTALVRALEAFAQVRLHKSHKIKSWDVSPEQLPQGLQETCRACYLEDIDGKYKLPLQAQFRVLAGLGDQLGQAFLREWPKMKPLLDAANHAVLGHGFEPIKSERVQQLYDVVIKLSSVNETSLPKFPVLSL is encoded by the coding sequence ATGGCACAAGACCAACCCATCAAGGCGCTCGTGATTGCATTGATCGATGACGCGGCGTCGGCGGTCTATTCGATCAACAGGCTTAACCCTGATACCTTGTGTTTCGTGTTGCCTGAAAAAAGCAAGGTCTTGGTGGAGTCGGATGTCCAACCGAAAATCCAGCAGATGCCGAGACGGTGGGATTGGATCGTGGTGGCTGACGCTACGGAGTTCCCATCCACTTATCGGGCGGTTGCGCGGTCGCTGCCGGATCTCTTGCGGACATGGGAGATACAGCCGGGAGAGCTGGTCCTCGATCTGAGTGAAACGACATCGGCAATGGCCGGCGCGCTTACCTTGGTGGCGCTGCCGTGGACTTCACGGGTGGTTGAACTGGTTCCGGCTCACGAAGGTCTGGATGGCGATCGTATCGAGTTGGGTTCAAAGACGCTCGTCTGGAGTCAGATAAACCCCTGGGATGAGCAGGGGACTGTCTCGCGCCGAGAAGGATGTGAGTTGTTCAATCGAGGCTTGTTTCACGCCGCCGCCAAAATGTTTCACGACATAGAACTGCGGGTGAGTGGTGGGCAGAAGCCGTTGTATCGAGCATTGAAGGATTTGGCCGAGGGCTATGAGTTGTGGGAACGGTTTCATTATCGCCAGGCTTGGGATAAATTGAAAACCGCGACCAAGGCGCTCGAGATGGCTTCGCTTTGGGGCGGACCATCCGGGTTGAAGGCGGTCCTCCCTCCCATCAAGGCCAATGCCGGCTTCCTCGAAAAGCTCGTTCTCGATCCCGCTGAAGTCAAAGAATTTGTATCCTTGGATTTGCTAGCCCATGCCGAGAGAAGGCTCCTCGCGAGACATGATCCGGAAGCGGCCATGACTGCGCTCGTTCGTGCGCTCGAGGCCTTCGCACAAGTCCGGCTTCATAAATCGCACAAGATCAAGAGTTGGGATGTGTCGCCCGAGCAGCTTCCGCAAGGGCTACAAGAGACCTGCCGCGCTTGTTATCTCGAAGACATCGACGGCAAGTACAAGCTGCCCCTTCAAGCTCAGTTTCGCGTGCTGGCCGGGTTGGGCGACCAACTGGGTCAAGCCTTTCTCAGGGAATGGCCGAAGATGAAGCCGCTGCTGGACGCAGCGAACCATGCCGTATTGGGGCACGGTTTCGAACCCATCAAATCAGAACGAGTGCAGCAGCTCTACGATGTAGTAATCAAACTGTCGAGTGTCAATGAAACGTCGCTGCCGAAGTTTCCGGTTCTTAGTCTCTAA
- a CDS encoding 4-hydroxybenzoyl-CoA thioesterase family active site has protein sequence MEVKIYYEDTDCGGVVYYANYLKYFERARTEYLEMRGYSVAALMKQGIIFVVVHAEVEYCSPGRYGETLIVETDVGDVTRATLTFSHVVREKVAGRVVVKGSARLAATDGNGKVKRLDGALVAALQSVVLPS, from the coding sequence ATGGAAGTGAAGATTTACTACGAAGACACCGATTGCGGCGGGGTCGTTTACTACGCCAATTATCTGAAATATTTCGAGCGGGCTCGTACCGAATACCTTGAAATGCGAGGGTATTCAGTCGCGGCCTTGATGAAACAAGGCATCATCTTCGTGGTCGTGCATGCCGAAGTGGAGTATTGCTCGCCTGGTCGATATGGAGAAACGCTGATTGTGGAAACGGACGTAGGCGATGTGACGCGAGCCACTCTGACATTTTCACATGTCGTGCGCGAGAAGGTGGCCGGCCGTGTGGTAGTGAAAGGCTCAGCTCGGTTGGCGGCGACGGACGGGAACGGGAAAGTCAAGCGTCTGGACGGAGCCCTGGTCGCCGCGCTCCAGTCAGTGGTCCTTCCTTCATAG
- a CDS encoding protoglobin, translated as MSQQTAIPGYIYGTAAVATSPVTVADFELMKKSALFGDEDVKYLRLSHDIVKDQIEAILDVWYGFIGSQPHLLKSFLGKSDGKPLGDYLGGVRKRFGQWILDTARAEYDQKWLDYQHEIGLRHHRTKKNRTDNAAASADVVPFRDLFPVIFPVTFTLKPFLAKKGHSADEVEKMYAAWVKSCLLQMTLWTYPYVKAGDF; from the coding sequence ATGAGTCAGCAGACAGCTATCCCTGGGTACATCTACGGCACAGCGGCAGTTGCCACGTCTCCTGTGACGGTTGCCGATTTTGAGCTGATGAAGAAGAGCGCTTTGTTCGGCGACGAGGACGTGAAATATTTGCGTCTGTCGCACGACATCGTGAAGGATCAGATCGAGGCAATCCTCGATGTCTGGTACGGGTTCATCGGATCCCAACCGCATCTGCTCAAGTCCTTCCTTGGTAAGAGCGACGGCAAGCCGCTCGGTGATTACTTGGGTGGGGTGCGTAAGCGGTTCGGTCAGTGGATCCTCGACACGGCTCGTGCGGAGTACGATCAAAAATGGCTCGACTATCAGCACGAAATCGGCTTGCGTCATCATCGTACGAAGAAGAACCGCACGGACAACGCCGCTGCGTCGGCGGATGTTGTGCCGTTTCGCGATCTCTTTCCGGTCATCTTCCCGGTGACTTTTACGTTAAAGCCGTTTCTTGCAAAGAAAGGTCACTCAGCGGACGAGGTCGAGAAGATGTACGCTGCGTGGGTGAAGTCTTGCTTGCTGCAGATGACGCTTTGGACCTACCCCTATGTGAAGGCAGGAGATTTCTAA